In Lentimicrobium sp. L6, the genomic window AAACAGCTTGTCATTTCGACGGAATGAAATGGAGGAGAAATCTGTAATTATTATGAAGAGATTTCTTCCTGCAGTGGTAATGACTTTTCATTTTGATTTAAGGAAGCAAAAGAGAAGTCCAAAATATCTTTTACCTTTATATAAACAAATTATCATGAAGTTCTATTTCGTTTATATCATAACCAACCTTAACAAAACGGTTCTCTATATAGGAATGAGTAGTGATATTAAGAGAAGGATTACTGAGCATTCGAAAGGATTAATTGAAGGTTTTAGCAAAAAGTACCATTGCAAATATCTTGGCCATTATGAAAAATATGAAACACCATCTGAAGCTATATCAAGAGAAAAGCAAATCAAAAAGTGGAATCGTAAAAAGAAAGAAGCCCTTATAAACGAAAACAATCCAGATTGGAACTTCTTAAATGATATGATTTTCAGGGTGGATGATGAATACTTATAAATAGAATGAGATTTCTCCCTACGGTCGAAATGACACTGAATCATAAGGTGTCAAGCAAAAGGGCGCAAAAATACTTCTTTAGTATTAGTTGGATTTGTGCGCCCTTGGCCTCCCCCTTAAGCCTTAGATAAATGTCATTTCGACGGACTGCAACAAGGGAGAAATCTCCTTTAATAATGAAGACAGATTAGATTTCTCCTCCTCTTCATTTTGAAGGAGAAGCTTTGGCTTCGACTAAGAAATCTTAAAAATCTAATATAATTGTTATTAAAGAATTGTAGGAATTAGAAACAAAACCAATTTTACAATTGATATAGTAAAGGCTATGCCTTATTAAAGTATTTCTTCAATAAAGCTTTGTTCTCATAAACCAAAACCCCAAAGCTAAACAGGATAAATATAATGATGCGGCCTAGAAGGTTCCATTCCAGTTGAGCACTCAATACATACAAAGCAACTACAATAATAGGATAAGCAATCATAGAATTTACCTTATAGGGAATAGGATAATGCTTTCGTCCTATGACATAAGAGAGGATGGCAGGAATAAGATAAGCGATAAAAACCGACCAAGCTGATCCAAGCATCCCATATTTAGGAACTAATATAAAATTGAGGACAATAGCAACCATGGCTCCGATCACACTAA contains:
- a CDS encoding GIY-YIG nuclease family protein — translated: MKRFLPAVVMTFHFDLRKQKRSPKYLLPLYKQIIMKFYFVYIITNLNKTVLYIGMSSDIKRRITEHSKGLIEGFSKKYHCKYLGHYEKYETPSEAISREKQIKKWNRKKKEALINENNPDWNFLNDMIFRVDDEYL